A genomic segment from Janibacter sp. DB-40 encodes:
- a CDS encoding 2-dehydropantoate 2-reductase, which yields MRRTRVAIMGAGSIGCHLGGWLASSSDVTLIGRAPIIDAIEQQGVTVSDLKGRSRTVPPERLTLATEASAVVDTDYVLMTTKSSGTVHATRQIAPYLDHDSVVVSFQNGLRAASMIDEALGSAFPSRASRPLALSGMVPFNVVRVGETHWAQTVSGRMKVKDHPRVDPFIRAAHGAGLQIEVEPDMRGVLFGKLLLNLNNAVNALTGEPLAVQLRDRDCRTVLAACQEEALFLAKRLGVSPAGTTPLPPVLVPTLLRAPDPVFAGLSRASLKVAPEARSSMADDLAAGRPTEIDEMQGAVVALAETHGTTAPVCARVVDLVREAEAAGPDRRRWTGAQLRRAVGV from the coding sequence ATCGGCTGCCATCTCGGGGGCTGGCTCGCCTCGTCCAGTGACGTCACTCTCATCGGCCGCGCCCCGATCATCGACGCCATCGAGCAGCAGGGGGTGACGGTCAGCGACCTCAAGGGCCGCAGCCGCACCGTCCCGCCCGAGCGCCTCACCCTGGCGACCGAGGCCAGCGCCGTCGTCGACACCGACTACGTGCTGATGACGACCAAGAGCAGCGGCACCGTCCACGCCACCCGGCAGATCGCGCCGTACCTCGACCACGACTCGGTGGTCGTCTCCTTCCAGAACGGGCTGCGCGCCGCCTCGATGATCGACGAGGCTCTCGGCTCGGCCTTCCCCAGCCGAGCCTCCCGACCGCTCGCGCTGTCGGGGATGGTCCCCTTCAACGTCGTGCGCGTCGGCGAGACCCACTGGGCGCAGACGGTCAGCGGGCGGATGAAGGTCAAGGACCACCCACGCGTCGACCCCTTCATCCGGGCGGCCCACGGCGCCGGGCTGCAGATCGAGGTCGAGCCGGACATGCGCGGCGTCCTCTTCGGCAAGCTCCTGCTCAACCTCAACAACGCCGTCAACGCCCTCACCGGTGAGCCGCTGGCCGTCCAGCTGCGCGACCGCGACTGCCGCACCGTGCTCGCCGCCTGCCAGGAGGAGGCCCTCTTCCTCGCCAAGCGCCTCGGCGTGAGCCCGGCGGGGACGACACCTCTGCCACCGGTCCTCGTGCCCACGCTGCTGCGCGCCCCGGACCCGGTCTTCGCCGGGCTCTCACGCGCCTCCCTCAAGGTCGCGCCGGAGGCCCGCTCGTCGATGGCCGACGACCTGGCCGCGGGTCGCCCCACCGAGATCGACGAGATGCAGGGCGCGGTCGTCGCGCTGGCCGAGACCCACGGCACCACCGCCCCGGTGTGCGCCCGGGTCGTCGACCTCGTCCGCGAGGCGGAGGCGGCCGGCCCCGACCGCCGCCGCTGGACCGGCGCGCAGCTGCGCCGCGCCGTCGGCGTGTAA
- a CDS encoding low molecular weight protein-tyrosine-phosphatase, translating to MTYRITVVCTGNICRSPMAEFVLRERFEEAGLSDRVAIDSAGTTSWEEGNPADPRTIDALERHGHTGDYSGHRARVFDRRSFTDVDLVLAADHEHYSVLRRLAAVPDAQSKIRMIRSFDPSGPKGDALAIDDPWYGDDASFDRTYAEVVAAADGIVDFVREQLASRE from the coding sequence ATGACGTATCGGATCACGGTGGTGTGCACGGGCAACATCTGCCGCTCGCCGATGGCCGAATTCGTGCTGCGGGAGCGCTTCGAGGAGGCCGGTCTGTCCGACCGGGTCGCCATCGACTCGGCCGGGACGACCTCGTGGGAGGAGGGCAACCCGGCCGACCCGCGCACGATCGACGCGCTGGAGCGGCACGGGCACACCGGTGACTACTCGGGCCACCGCGCTCGCGTCTTCGACCGGCGCTCCTTCACCGATGTCGACCTCGTCCTGGCCGCCGACCACGAGCACTACTCGGTGCTGCGCCGGCTCGCGGCCGTGCCCGATGCGCAGTCGAAGATCCGGATGATCCGGTCCTTCGACCCCAGCGGGCCCAAGGGGGACGCCCTGGCGATCGACGACCCGTGGTACGGCGACGACGCCTCCTTCGACCGCACCTACGCCGAGGTCGTCGCGGCCGCCGACGGCATCGTCGACTTCGTCCGTGAGCAGCTCGCGTCGCGCGAGTGA